The following coding sequences lie in one Catharus ustulatus isolate bCatUst1 chromosome 5, bCatUst1.pri.v2, whole genome shotgun sequence genomic window:
- the FABP2 gene encoding fatty acid-binding protein, intestinal gives MAFDGTWKIERSENYEKFMEALGIGMMKRKLGAHDNLKITIQQNGDKFSVKEASNFRNIDIEFTLGVSFDYSLADGTETSGVWTLEGNKLVGTFTRKDNGKVLKATREIVGDELVQTYVYEGVESKRFFKRA, from the exons ATGGCATTCGACGGCACCTGGAAAATTGAGAGGAGTGAGAACTATGAGAAGTTCATGGAGGCACTGG GTATTGGCATGATGAAAAGAAAGCTGGGAGCCCATGACAATCTGAAGATCACCATCCAACAAAATGGAGACAAATTTAGCGTCAAAGAAGCCAGCAACTTCCGAAACATAGACATTGAATTTACTCTGGGAGTCAGCTTTGACTACAGCCTGGCTGATGGGACTGAAACTTCT GGTGTTTGGACCCTGGAAGGAAATAAACTTGTGGGGACATTTACCAGAAAGGACAACGGAAAAGTACTTAAAGCAACCAGAGAAATCGTGGGTGATGAACTCGTTCAG ACCTACGTGTATGAAGGAGTTGAGTCCAAGAGATTCTTCAAAAGGGCCTGA